The Zestosphaera sp. genome includes a window with the following:
- a CDS encoding DUF373 family protein — MVRLLVVAVDYDDDISLSGFDTPIIGYDRVVEASVKFGVSRPDDSDLNVLFHALSVYLDLKNKGEDVEVAVISGHPESNIEAGRRLREQVSYLMSTLNSKDFVLVLDSAEDELIIPVIQNMANIVAVERVVIEQLRGVEETYVLIGRYLRKAVEEPRFSKILLGIPGVLLVVFAAITLSPLSAYVWEILVGVLGLFLIVRGFQIHEVVWRKWKQSSIYRISSVLSIFSLSVGIALTVSLMSSRDFSYDPASIRVYSEVMVPFAALSASILFAGRMIHRILRRSIRIWRDVVALLTIALLARYVLNLVEIITTYPVESIVDILYSYNLIQVFALISVLIVVVVFLMNFIERQTRTARQV; from the coding sequence TTGGTCAGGTTATTGGTTGTAGCTGTTGACTACGATGACGACATTTCTCTGAGCGGTTTTGATACGCCCATCATCGGCTATGACAGAGTCGTTGAGGCTTCAGTTAAGTTCGGTGTTTCGCGACCTGACGACTCAGATCTTAATGTCTTGTTCCACGCGCTCTCCGTCTACTTAGACCTTAAGAACAAGGGGGAAGACGTTGAGGTAGCGGTTATCTCCGGGCATCCGGAAAGCAACATTGAGGCAGGTAGGAGGCTTAGGGAGCAGGTTTCCTATCTGATGTCAACCCTTAACTCCAAGGATTTTGTCTTGGTTTTGGATAGTGCTGAGGACGAACTCATTATACCAGTCATTCAAAACATGGCTAACATAGTAGCGGTCGAGAGAGTGGTCATAGAGCAACTCAGAGGGGTTGAGGAGACCTACGTCTTGATCGGGAGATATCTTAGAAAGGCGGTCGAGGAACCCCGCTTCTCTAAGATACTCCTCGGAATTCCGGGCGTTTTGTTAGTGGTCTTCGCAGCCATCACTCTATCGCCTCTCTCGGCTTACGTCTGGGAGATCCTGGTGGGCGTCCTCGGGTTATTTCTGATAGTCAGGGGCTTTCAGATTCATGAAGTCGTTTGGAGGAAGTGGAAGCAGTCATCTATATACAGGATCTCAAGCGTTCTCTCGATCTTCTCACTGTCGGTCGGAATTGCCTTAACTGTGTCACTGATGTCCTCTCGGGACTTCTCCTACGACCCGGCCTCAATCAGGGTTTACTCTGAAGTGATGGTACCCTTCGCGGCTCTCTCTGCCTCCATACTGTTTGCTGGCAGAATGATCCACAGAATACTTAGAAGGAGCATCAGAATATGGCGCGACGTGGTGGCCCTCCTGACTATAGCACTCCTTGCTAGATACGTGCTTAACCTGGTTGAGATCATTACGACCTACCCGGTTGAAAGCATAGTTGATATACTCTACTCCTATAACTTAATACAAGTATTTGCGTTGATATCCGTTCTTATAGTGGTTGTAGTCTTCCTGATGAACTTCATAGAACGACAGACTAGAACCGCTAGGCAAGTTTAA
- a CDS encoding AAA family ATPase, with protein sequence MSSSCKLVIAVSGAPGSGKSTLARRLSEHFGLRLTSSGAMFRSLASQKGLSLSEFSKIAEVDPSIDRLVDEAAIVEASKGCVVIDAHIAGWILKDLAHLRIYLTAPVDVRARRIAERDSKNYEEALHELITREESEAKRFSRYYGIDIKDLSVFDLIINTARFNADEVFEISRKAVELITGGKI encoded by the coding sequence TTGAGTAGCTCCTGCAAGTTAGTGATAGCGGTTAGTGGAGCGCCTGGAAGCGGGAAGTCAACGCTTGCCAGAAGACTTTCTGAGCATTTTGGATTAAGGCTGACCTCGTCGGGGGCGATGTTTAGAAGCCTTGCGTCACAAAAAGGTCTTTCCCTAAGCGAGTTTTCTAAGATTGCGGAGGTGGATCCGTCAATAGATAGGCTGGTCGACGAAGCCGCCATCGTTGAGGCCAGTAAGGGTTGTGTAGTCATAGACGCTCATATAGCTGGCTGGATTCTTAAGGACTTAGCACACCTCAGAATATATTTGACAGCGCCTGTGGACGTCCGAGCCCGTAGAATCGCTGAGAGGGACAGCAAGAACTACGAGGAGGCTTTACATGAACTCATTACGCGTGAAGAATCTGAGGCCAAGAGATTCAGCCGATACTATGGTATAGACATTAAAGATTTGAGCGTGTTTGACCTGATTATCAACACCGCTAGATTCAACGCTGACGAGGTCTTTGAAATATCGAGAAAGGCCGTCGAGCTAATTACTGGTGGTAAAATCTAA
- a CDS encoding RNA-guided pseudouridylation complex pseudouridine synthase subunit Cbf5 — protein sequence MKLVGLLMQSSKEYVAVMQLHKEVDLERLRGVVGLFRGKVYQKPPVRSSVKRAVRVREIFRLELAEYEHPYALLIVDCEHGTYVRKLIHDIGDVLGVGAHMRELRRTRVGPFSEASNLVKMHELSEYVRLWRARGEMGMLTSAVMPGEYMASHLPKVVINDVAVSAVAYGADLTVPGISIMHEKIRKGDAVAMFSLKGELVAVGIAQMHTEEVLQTRRGVFAKTKRVTICRDAYPPLWRKRERQQS from the coding sequence GTGAAGCTGGTTGGGCTGCTGATGCAGTCTAGTAAAGAGTATGTGGCCGTGATGCAACTGCATAAAGAAGTTGACTTGGAGAGACTAAGGGGGGTCGTCGGACTGTTCAGGGGGAAGGTGTATCAGAAGCCGCCTGTCAGGTCCTCGGTCAAGAGGGCCGTGAGGGTTAGGGAGATCTTCAGGCTGGAGCTAGCTGAATATGAACACCCTTACGCATTACTTATCGTGGACTGTGAGCACGGCACGTACGTGCGTAAGCTAATCCACGATATAGGAGACGTTCTGGGTGTGGGTGCGCACATGCGTGAGTTAAGAAGGACTCGAGTAGGTCCGTTCAGCGAAGCTTCAAACCTAGTTAAGATGCACGAACTCTCTGAGTACGTGCGTCTGTGGCGTGCTAGAGGGGAGATGGGGATGCTTACAAGCGCTGTAATGCCGGGAGAGTACATGGCTTCACACCTACCTAAAGTAGTTATAAATGACGTTGCAGTCAGCGCGGTCGCCTACGGCGCTGATTTAACGGTTCCAGGGATTTCAATCATGCATGAGAAGATACGTAAAGGTGATGCTGTAGCCATGTTCTCGCTTAAAGGGGAGTTGGTGGCGGTCGGGATTGCTCAGATGCATACTGAGGAAGTACTCCAGACCCGTAGGGGGGTTTTCGCTAAGACTAAAAGAGTAACTATTTGTAGGGATGCCTACCCGCCCTTGTGGAGAAAGAGGGAGAGACAACAATCGTAA
- a CDS encoding nucleotide sugar dehydrogenase produces the protein MSAPDPVERVFGGGCSVSVFGLGYVGLALTAAYLRKGLKVVGVDKDPSRISALTSLSLKFLEREVGEAINSGLSSGLLRLTTNGLEYSTETCVNVVTVPVYVDWLTKEVNYDAILQVADTVGKGLKTGDMVILESSVPPGTTEGMFKSRLEEASGLTAGRDFYLAYSPERIYVGHALRDIEANYPKIVAGVDASSTECVARFYSKIALKGVIRMSSIRAAEFSKLVEGVYRDVNIALANELAILSELLSVDYYEVRNAANSQPYCHLHLPGPGVGGPCIPIYPYLLVGRALSKGFVPRLIKLAREINESMPYEVVRRVELFLRDYGLALDRVSVAVLGVAFRGDTDDARLSPAREVIALLKARGCKNIIAQDPLVSKDEVLESLQVPLTRDLRVALEGRELVVVLTRHSEYDKLTTEDIVRLSGNPNILIFDSVNIIHDNSRYRRIRKLGGSG, from the coding sequence ATGAGCGCCCCTGACCCAGTTGAGAGAGTGTTCGGTGGGGGTTGTAGCGTTTCAGTGTTTGGGCTGGGTTATGTAGGTCTCGCTCTGACGGCTGCCTACCTCAGGAAAGGGTTAAAGGTTGTTGGAGTTGATAAAGATCCGAGCAGGATATCCGCCTTGACGTCCCTCTCCCTCAAATTCCTGGAAAGGGAGGTCGGGGAAGCCATTAACTCAGGGTTAAGCTCAGGGCTGTTAAGACTAACCACCAACGGACTTGAGTACTCCACGGAGACCTGCGTCAATGTGGTCACAGTCCCTGTTTACGTGGATTGGCTAACTAAGGAAGTGAACTACGACGCAATACTTCAGGTGGCTGACACTGTGGGGAAGGGCTTGAAGACTGGGGATATGGTGATCTTGGAATCAAGTGTGCCGCCGGGCACAACTGAGGGGATGTTTAAATCAAGGCTGGAGGAGGCTAGCGGGTTGACTGCCGGCAGAGATTTCTACCTGGCTTACAGTCCTGAACGTATATATGTTGGGCACGCACTCAGAGATATAGAGGCTAACTACCCTAAGATCGTGGCAGGCGTCGATGCCTCCTCTACTGAATGCGTCGCTAGGTTCTATTCTAAGATAGCGTTGAAGGGGGTTATCAGGATGAGTTCAATCAGGGCCGCAGAGTTCTCGAAGTTAGTGGAGGGTGTTTATAGGGATGTTAACATAGCATTAGCTAACGAGTTAGCCATCCTCTCAGAACTTCTCAGTGTGGATTACTATGAGGTCAGAAACGCCGCTAACTCTCAACCATACTGCCACCTCCACCTGCCGGGGCCGGGGGTTGGCGGCCCTTGCATCCCCATATATCCCTACCTCCTTGTCGGGAGGGCTCTGAGTAAGGGATTTGTACCCAGGCTAATCAAACTTGCTCGAGAGATCAACGAGTCAATGCCTTACGAGGTAGTCAGGAGGGTAGAGCTATTCTTAAGGGATTATGGCCTTGCATTAGATCGGGTCAGCGTAGCGGTTCTTGGCGTGGCTTTCAGGGGTGACACAGACGATGCTAGACTTTCCCCTGCACGTGAGGTCATAGCCCTACTCAAGGCCAGGGGATGTAAGAATATCATAGCTCAAGACCCCCTAGTTTCAAAGGATGAGGTGCTTGAATCACTTCAGGTCCCCCTAACGAGAGATCTACGTGTAGCCTTAGAAGGGCGGGAATTAGTCGTCGTCCTAACCAGACACTCGGAATATGATAAACTAACAACGGAAGACATAGTTAGGTTAAGCGGTAATCCCAACATTCTAATCTTCGACTCCGTCAATATCATACACGATAACAGCAGATACAGGAGAATACGTAAATTAGGTGGTTCAGGGTGA
- a CDS encoding phosphoenolpyruvate carboxykinase (GTP) — translation MSREAFTSEEYDYMSFLRSSMRGEMLERLLRIPDPKLHRWIADIVRVAKPSSVYVNVGDEGDLEYIRRAALANREELPTRNARHTAHFDGPKDLARDRGNTRILLSSGEKIPLINTYERRSGLNEIKELFRDVMKGKEMFVSFFCFGPRDSPFTLHAVQVTDSAYVTHSENILYRICYDYFVKYGENLDYLRFLHSAGERDANGWSKNIDKRRIYIDLEDDTVYSVNTQYAGNTVGLKKLALRLCVNRGLREGWLCEHMFITGVKGPGDRVTYFTGAFPAGCGKTSTALMSDTVVGDDLAIIKEFDGVARAVNPEVGMFGIVDGINPRDDPEIYEILTSPDSEVIFSNILLMDNGEVWWSGKVGEPGKGINYAGEWWPGKDNPPSHPNSRFTTSIRYLKTLDPRIDDPLGVPVGGMIFGGRDSDTLPPVEESFDWVHGIVTKGAALESERTTAVLGKAGEREFNPYAILDFLSISVGKFTELHLRFAEKLKVKPRVYGVNYFLKDENGNYLAEKVDKKVWLKWMELRVHNDVEAVETPTGLIPLYEDLKVLFSKHLNKDYPEALYVKQFMVRVPQQLSKVERIWAIYEGIPDAPRELFDVLRAQKERLKEAGSKWGDFISPFIFIRR, via the coding sequence TTGAGTAGGGAGGCGTTTACTTCTGAAGAATACGATTATATGAGCTTTCTACGCTCCTCCATGAGGGGGGAGATGCTTGAGAGACTCTTAAGGATACCTGACCCTAAGCTTCACAGGTGGATAGCCGACATAGTTAGGGTGGCTAAGCCTTCGTCCGTGTACGTCAACGTGGGCGACGAAGGCGATCTGGAATACATCAGGCGTGCAGCCCTAGCCAACAGGGAGGAGCTGCCGACTAGGAATGCGAGACACACGGCACACTTCGACGGACCTAAGGATTTAGCACGTGACAGGGGCAACACAAGGATACTGTTGTCAAGTGGAGAGAAAATACCTCTAATAAACACCTATGAAAGGAGGTCGGGCCTCAATGAAATCAAGGAGTTGTTCAGAGACGTAATGAAGGGGAAGGAGATGTTCGTGTCCTTCTTCTGCTTTGGCCCTAGGGACTCGCCCTTCACATTGCATGCGGTGCAAGTGACGGATTCAGCTTATGTAACCCACAGTGAGAATATTCTCTACAGGATATGTTATGACTACTTCGTTAAATATGGTGAGAACCTGGATTACTTGAGGTTCCTTCACTCAGCCGGCGAGCGCGACGCGAACGGCTGGAGCAAGAACATCGACAAGAGGAGGATCTACATAGACTTAGAGGATGACACGGTATACAGCGTGAATACTCAGTATGCAGGTAATACGGTAGGTCTGAAGAAACTTGCCCTAAGACTATGCGTTAATAGAGGGTTGAGAGAGGGTTGGTTGTGTGAACACATGTTCATAACGGGCGTCAAAGGCCCCGGCGACAGGGTAACGTACTTCACGGGCGCTTTTCCAGCCGGGTGCGGGAAGACGTCCACAGCTCTAATGTCTGACACGGTGGTTGGGGATGACTTAGCCATAATTAAGGAGTTCGACGGTGTAGCAAGGGCAGTCAATCCGGAGGTCGGGATGTTCGGCATCGTTGACGGGATAAACCCGAGGGATGATCCGGAAATATACGAGATACTCACCTCACCCGATAGTGAGGTGATATTCTCGAATATCCTGTTGATGGATAATGGTGAGGTGTGGTGGTCAGGGAAGGTGGGTGAGCCTGGCAAGGGTATCAACTACGCTGGTGAGTGGTGGCCTGGCAAGGATAATCCACCGTCACATCCTAACTCTAGGTTCACTACATCCATAAGGTACCTTAAGACACTCGATCCCAGGATTGACGACCCGCTTGGAGTTCCTGTAGGTGGCATGATATTCGGCGGGAGGGACTCAGATACGTTGCCGCCCGTCGAAGAATCTTTTGACTGGGTTCATGGCATAGTCACTAAGGGTGCTGCCTTAGAATCTGAGAGGACTACTGCAGTTCTAGGAAAGGCCGGTGAAAGAGAGTTCAACCCGTACGCGATCCTGGACTTCCTATCGATATCCGTCGGTAAATTCACGGAACTCCACTTAAGGTTTGCCGAGAAGCTTAAAGTAAAGCCTAGAGTGTATGGTGTTAACTACTTCCTGAAGGATGAGAACGGCAACTACCTTGCTGAGAAGGTGGATAAGAAGGTGTGGTTGAAGTGGATGGAGTTAAGGGTTCACAATGATGTAGAGGCTGTAGAGACGCCGACAGGTCTCATACCTCTCTACGAGGATCTGAAGGTACTCTTTAGCAAGCACCTTAACAAAGACTATCCTGAGGCCTTATACGTGAAGCAATTCATGGTGAGGGTGCCGCAACAACTGTCGAAGGTTGAAAGGATCTGGGCTATATATGAGGGCATACCGGACGCGCCTAGGGAGTTATTCGATGTCCTTAGGGCTCAGAAAGAGAGGCTTAAGGAAGCTGGAAGTAAGTGGGGCGACTTCATATCGCCGTTCATCTTCATTAGGAGATAA
- a CDS encoding 50S ribosomal protein L34e has translation MTMSGASIRSRSLKKGWRRTPGGRSVVHYKRSKSYIAVCGICGQELGGVPKSSYTLKKNVKSSRRPERFFGGVLCPSCLSLALKLAVRSS, from the coding sequence ATGACGATGTCAGGGGCGTCCATTAGGTCAAGGTCTTTGAAGAAGGGCTGGAGGCGAACCCCAGGTGGCAGGAGCGTAGTTCACTACAAGAGGAGTAAATCTTACATAGCAGTGTGCGGGATCTGCGGACAGGAGCTGGGCGGTGTCCCGAAGTCCAGTTACACGCTGAAGAAGAACGTCAAGTCATCCAGAAGACCTGAGAGGTTTTTCGGAGGCGTTCTCTGCCCCTCATGCCTATCCCTGGCTTTAAAGCTGGCGGTAAGGAGTTCATAG
- a CDS encoding alanyl-tRNA editing protein produces MSLQEGVNVYPDEMRTHTALHVVKGAVVRVLGEGSMWTASTYVSGKHGRLTVTCSSKPDETQMRRVEELANAKVMSDLRIETVVISREDAERMYGHVIYDLFPVPPDVKELTLVILYDVDGGVWNINACNKEHLPSTRFIGEIRLEKPRYRASKGLLEIPFDISP; encoded by the coding sequence ATGTCCTTGCAGGAGGGTGTTAACGTATACCCTGATGAGATGAGAACCCATACAGCTCTTCACGTTGTTAAGGGGGCTGTCGTCAGGGTTCTTGGCGAGGGTTCGATGTGGACTGCGTCAACATACGTGTCTGGAAAGCATGGAAGGTTGACTGTAACGTGTTCCTCGAAACCTGACGAGACTCAGATGAGGAGGGTTGAAGAGTTGGCTAATGCGAAGGTTATGAGTGATCTACGCATAGAAACTGTGGTTATATCAAGGGAGGATGCTGAAAGAATGTATGGTCACGTAATATATGACCTATTTCCAGTGCCGCCTGATGTGAAAGAACTGACCCTGGTCATACTCTATGACGTGGACGGAGGCGTCTGGAATATAAACGCCTGCAATAAGGAACACCTCCCTTCAACTAGGTTCATCGGTGAGATCCGGCTCGAGAAACCCAGATACAGGGCGTCTAAGGGGTTACTCGAAATACCTTTTGACATAAGTCCTTGA
- a CDS encoding 50S ribosomal protein L30 — MSSLYAIVRVRGLADVPPDVENTLRKLRLTRKYTTVIYPKNSSVDGMLRVIKEWVTWGEIDENTLKELLLKRGKLVGNKPITEGFIRERFGMSVDEFVKALIEGKLQLHKLDDVIKPVFRLHPPKGGFKRSTKKPLGSDGELGYRGSEINKLIHKMV; from the coding sequence GTGAGTTCACTCTACGCCATAGTTAGGGTTAGGGGTCTCGCGGACGTCCCACCGGATGTCGAGAACACGTTAAGGAAACTCAGGTTGACCAGGAAGTACACGACCGTCATCTACCCAAAGAACTCTTCCGTGGACGGGATGCTTAGAGTGATTAAAGAGTGGGTTACTTGGGGGGAGATAGACGAGAATACGCTTAAGGAGTTACTGCTGAAGCGTGGCAAGTTAGTAGGTAATAAACCCATTACCGAGGGGTTCATCAGGGAGAGGTTCGGCATGAGTGTTGACGAGTTTGTTAAGGCATTGATTGAGGGTAAACTACAGCTACATAAGCTTGACGACGTTATAAAGCCCGTCTTCAGACTTCATCCCCCTAAGGGAGGTTTCAAGAGAAGCACTAAAAAGCCCCTGGGGAGTGATGGGGAGTTAGGCTACCGGGGTAGCGAGATAAATAAGCTCATACATAAGATGGTTTAA
- the secY gene encoding preprotein translocase subunit SecY, protein MVGVLSWLAKVGEYVPSTPKPSRKPDLSKRLFYTLLVVVTFYVMSSTYAFPLSAYPHIQGVELPTLINVIFASQSGSLTQLGIGPLVTAGLIIQILAGAKLIELDLTDPEDRKLFTQSQKGLALIIAVVEGLGFALYYRLNAFITVALFLQFIAGALILMVMDEAMQKGYGIGSGVSLFILSGIARTILWSIFAPVSISGTNQYYGIIPYMVNVLRGGAFDTTRVVFGIVSTASGTITAPSLVGLIALFMLIVVIVYLQDMKVNIPITSHRMPGVKSGMPLQFLYVSNIPILLVGILISDLILFYRLASTYLSNVPWLINVFSTAVYYLNSPSSMLELLVNPVRVGIYAVVLIVLAVLFGLMWVEVAGLNPSAQAENLVKSGLLIPGHRSNPKAFEMVLSKYIYPLAILSSIIVASITLVADVFGVYGSGMGILLAVGIIQQFYAQITYERALEAYPLLKKLLGE, encoded by the coding sequence ATGGTGGGTGTGCTCTCCTGGTTAGCCAAGGTAGGTGAATACGTGCCTTCGACTCCTAAGCCCTCCAGGAAGCCAGACTTAAGTAAGAGGCTCTTCTACACCCTCCTGGTCGTCGTCACTTTCTACGTTATGTCATCGACTTACGCTTTTCCTTTATCGGCTTATCCACATATTCAGGGCGTTGAGCTACCGACGCTCATTAACGTCATCTTCGCGTCTCAGAGTGGTTCCCTGACGCAATTAGGCATAGGCCCGCTCGTAACTGCAGGCCTGATAATTCAGATACTGGCTGGGGCGAAGCTCATAGAGCTTGACCTAACGGATCCGGAGGACAGGAAGTTATTTACACAAAGCCAGAAAGGACTGGCATTGATAATAGCGGTTGTCGAGGGCTTGGGTTTCGCACTCTACTATAGGTTAAACGCATTCATAACGGTTGCGCTCTTCCTTCAATTCATAGCGGGTGCTTTAATCTTGATGGTTATGGATGAAGCCATGCAGAAAGGGTACGGCATAGGTTCTGGCGTTAGCTTATTCATCCTTTCAGGTATAGCAAGAACGATCTTGTGGTCCATATTCGCGCCTGTTAGTATCTCCGGGACAAATCAATACTATGGCATAATCCCCTACATGGTGAACGTCCTCAGAGGGGGGGCATTCGACACCACTAGGGTTGTGTTCGGCATTGTAAGCACCGCCTCAGGAACCATTACAGCGCCGTCGCTGGTTGGGCTCATAGCTCTCTTCATGCTTATAGTAGTTATCGTGTATCTGCAGGACATGAAGGTCAACATACCGATAACATCCCATAGAATGCCCGGCGTTAAGTCCGGGATGCCTCTTCAGTTCCTCTACGTCAGCAACATACCAATACTCCTAGTCGGGATACTGATATCCGACCTAATACTTTTCTACAGACTTGCGTCAACCTACCTCTCCAACGTTCCTTGGTTGATAAACGTGTTCAGCACCGCAGTCTATTACCTAAACTCTCCGTCATCAATGCTTGAACTGCTGGTCAATCCTGTCAGGGTGGGCATATATGCGGTGGTACTTATAGTTCTGGCCGTGCTCTTCGGCCTTATGTGGGTCGAGGTCGCAGGACTTAATCCTTCAGCGCAGGCCGAGAACCTGGTTAAGTCCGGCCTGCTGATACCGGGGCATAGGAGCAACCCCAAGGCATTTGAGATGGTCCTGTCTAAGTACATATATCCCCTGGCCATACTTAGTTCGATAATAGTTGCCTCAATAACTCTGGTGGCAGATGTTTTCGGGGTTTATGGCTCAGGTATGGGCATTTTGCTCGCAGTCGGCATAATACAGCAGTTCTACGCTCAGATAACCTACGAAAGAGCGCTTGAAGCATATCCCCTACTAAAGAAATTGCTGGGCGAGTGA
- a CDS encoding 50S ribosomal protein L14e codes for MAAIEVGRVCVKIRGREAGRKCVIVDIIDENFVYVTGPKSLSGVKRRKTNVNHIEPTDKKVDISKGASDEEVLQALKSNGLEDFMKEKVRVSAKELLYTKTLMTVPK; via the coding sequence TTGGCGGCAATCGAGGTCGGGAGGGTGTGTGTTAAAATCCGTGGAAGGGAAGCCGGGAGGAAATGCGTCATAGTCGACATTATAGATGAGAACTTCGTTTACGTGACAGGACCTAAGAGCCTCTCAGGAGTTAAACGTAGGAAAACCAACGTAAATCACATCGAGCCGACAGATAAGAAGGTGGACATTAGTAAGGGGGCGTCGGACGAGGAGGTGCTACAGGCGCTGAAATCCAACGGCTTGGAGGATTTCATGAAGGAAAAGGTCCGGGTAAGCGCTAAGGAATTACTCTACACTAAGACATTGATGACCGTACCTAAGTAA
- a CDS encoding adenylate kinase → MNTGPRVVVVVGVAGVGKSTVLHHARKFLEGDGYLVETLNYGDFMLKFAIERGMVSSRDELRRLPLIEQKRIQNLVAKEIRKYIDALAGKHPEGRIAVFIDTHAAIKTATGFWPGLPEYVVKELMPDSIIVVEADPEIIVQRQVRDSSRVRSDYSNVSVVKEIMNFIRMFSISSATLVGASVNVILNEEGKAEDAGRSLAEIVKGI, encoded by the coding sequence TTGAACACCGGTCCGAGGGTAGTCGTTGTGGTCGGGGTTGCGGGGGTCGGTAAATCGACTGTCCTGCATCACGCTAGGAAATTCCTCGAGGGCGATGGATACCTAGTCGAGACTCTGAACTACGGAGATTTCATGCTAAAGTTTGCGATAGAGAGAGGTATGGTGTCAAGTAGAGATGAATTGCGGAGGTTACCTCTCATCGAGCAGAAGAGGATACAGAACCTCGTTGCTAAGGAGATAAGGAAATATATTGACGCACTCGCAGGCAAACACCCCGAAGGAAGGATAGCAGTTTTCATAGATACACACGCCGCCATAAAAACCGCCACAGGCTTCTGGCCAGGCCTCCCTGAATACGTGGTTAAGGAGCTAATGCCTGATTCCATCATAGTGGTTGAGGCCGATCCTGAAATCATAGTTCAGAGACAGGTCAGGGACTCATCCAGGGTCAGGAGTGACTACAGCAACGTCAGCGTGGTTAAAGAGATCATGAACTTCATAAGGATGTTCTCCATATCTAGCGCAACTCTAGTCGGCGCGTCAGTAAACGTGATCCTCAACGAGGAGGGTAAGGCTGAGGATGCGGGTAGGTCCCTAGCTGAGATAGTCAAGGGGATATAG
- a CDS encoding uL15 family ribosomal protein, translating to MVVRKERKSRKLRGSRTHGYGSVGQHRKAGSRGGRGAAGMHKHKWTWIVKYYPDWFGKHGFKNPNPTIVKDELRVINLRELSEMVEVLLRNGELKAEKGLVEVDLQKLGFNKLLGEGEPTRPLRILTPSATKRAVEKVKTTGGEVVLLTSKSS from the coding sequence ATGGTAGTTAGGAAGGAGAGGAAATCTAGGAAGCTAAGGGGGAGCAGGACCCATGGCTATGGTAGCGTAGGTCAGCACAGGAAGGCTGGTAGCAGAGGCGGTAGGGGCGCTGCCGGCATGCATAAACATAAATGGACGTGGATCGTCAAGTACTATCCTGACTGGTTCGGTAAGCACGGGTTTAAGAACCCCAACCCAACTATAGTTAAGGATGAGCTCAGGGTTATCAATCTAAGAGAGCTCTCAGAGATGGTGGAGGTATTGTTAAGGAACGGAGAGCTTAAAGCCGAAAAGGGTTTGGTTGAAGTCGATCTCCAGAAGTTAGGTTTCAACAAATTGCTTGGGGAAGGCGAGCCCACAAGGCCGTTAAGGATATTGACCCCCAGTGCAACAAAGAGAGCTGTGGAAAAGGTAAAAACAACCGGCGGTGAAGTAGTTTTATTAACGAGCAAAAGTTCCTAG
- a CDS encoding tRNA pseudouridine synthase A, with amino-acid sequence MSKVLGLSSGIEFIKKLDDFAGVNRQYVLVREFRTDESFGKIPEQRSLDEKLRFGVINLDKPPGPTSHEVAAWVKELLGLDKVGHGGTLESLNL; translated from the coding sequence ATGAGTAAGGTGTTGGGATTGAGTTCGGGCATCGAGTTTATCAAGAAGCTAGATGACTTCGCCGGAGTCAATAGGCAGTACGTCCTGGTCAGGGAGTTTAGGACTGACGAGAGTTTTGGAAAGATACCTGAGCAAAGATCTCTAGATGAGAAGTTGAGGTTTGGCGTGATTAACCTTGACAAGCCTCCAGGGCCTACAAGTCACGAGGTCGCTGCATGGGTTAAGGAACTCCTTGGCCTTGATAAGGTAGGTCACGGCGGTACCCTAGAGTCCTTGAACCTGTAG